The following coding sequences lie in one Paraburkholderia largidicola genomic window:
- a CDS encoding HlyD family type I secretion periplasmic adaptor subunit — MKFRFHVQSLVAYLQSTLTSTSISSAADDRLRLPGNVIALGCLSVVLGIGALSLWAAVAPLSGAVVAEGMVRDEGERKTIQHQEGGIVHAIFVKDGDHVKVGQVLVSLDNVRPNAELNALQSQLDDNEAKSARLLAERDLQKSVAFPSSLVSRQSDSIVAALLRRERTLFDSERLTLEDQVSLLQQQIAQTREEIGTEAALIGTSAQSLRLAKQELDMNQPLRSEGYVTETKMMELRRTAADYESRQQSDTAELIRSRQRLTDLTLKVVALRNDYVKSADAQLKDTNEKILQLTEQLRPAQDVDARTRVMAPVAGEVVALRVHTIGAAIGPREPILDLVPIGAPLIIEAKIKPDNVREIVVGGSAEIRLTAYNPRSSPTLRGKVAYLSADSLGDKDTHQQFYLARIEITPEELAHSNRLARDSIVLSPGLRADVFIKTKTRTAFDYMLAPVWDGIQKSMRD, encoded by the coding sequence ATGAAATTCCGATTCCATGTTCAGAGCCTAGTTGCATATCTTCAGTCAACGCTGACCTCGACGAGCATATCAAGCGCCGCAGACGATAGGCTTCGTTTGCCAGGCAATGTGATCGCGCTCGGCTGTCTCTCAGTCGTTTTAGGTATTGGTGCGCTATCTCTCTGGGCGGCAGTAGCACCGCTCTCGGGTGCCGTTGTAGCAGAGGGCATGGTTCGCGACGAGGGCGAGCGTAAGACGATCCAGCACCAGGAAGGTGGCATAGTGCATGCCATTTTTGTGAAGGATGGCGACCATGTGAAAGTGGGCCAGGTGTTGGTTTCTCTCGACAACGTTCGGCCTAACGCCGAACTGAACGCGTTGCAATCCCAACTAGATGACAACGAGGCAAAGTCAGCGCGACTGCTGGCGGAACGCGACCTGCAGAAGTCGGTCGCATTTCCGTCGAGTCTTGTGTCACGTCAAAGCGACTCAATCGTCGCCGCGCTGCTTCGACGCGAAAGAACCCTCTTCGATTCGGAGCGCCTCACTCTGGAAGATCAGGTCTCCCTTTTACAGCAGCAAATCGCACAGACACGCGAAGAAATCGGGACCGAGGCGGCACTGATCGGCACCAGCGCGCAAAGCCTGCGGCTTGCGAAGCAAGAACTTGATATGAACCAGCCGTTGCGCAGTGAGGGATATGTTACAGAAACGAAGATGATGGAACTACGGCGTACGGCGGCCGATTATGAGTCGCGACAGCAGTCAGATACCGCGGAACTGATCCGCTCACGGCAGCGCCTCACGGACCTCACCCTAAAAGTTGTGGCGCTTCGAAACGACTATGTCAAATCAGCCGACGCTCAATTGAAGGACACCAATGAAAAAATTCTTCAATTAACTGAGCAGCTTCGACCAGCGCAGGATGTCGACGCACGCACGCGCGTGATGGCTCCAGTCGCGGGTGAAGTTGTTGCTTTGCGCGTACACACGATCGGTGCAGCCATCGGACCGCGTGAACCAATCCTTGATCTTGTGCCGATAGGAGCGCCGTTGATTATCGAGGCAAAAATAAAACCAGATAACGTACGGGAGATCGTTGTAGGGGGCAGCGCCGAAATCCGCCTAACGGCCTACAACCCACGAAGCTCTCCCACTCTAAGGGGTAAGGTGGCATATCTTTCTGCCGATTCACTTGGCGACAAGGATACACATCAGCAGTTCTACCTGGCTCGTATTGAGATCACGCCCGAAGAACTCGCGCACTCCAACCGTTTAGCGCGCGACTCAATTGTCCTCAGCCCCGGACTGCGCGCCGACGTTTTCATTAAAACAAAGACCCGCACCGCATTCGACTACATGTTGGCGCCTGTTTGGGACGGGATACAAAAATCGATGCGAGACTAG